The Halomonas binhaiensis nucleotide sequence GGTATCGCTGATCGTCTCGCTGACGCTGACACCGATGCTCTGCATGCGTTGGCTCAAGCCGCATGCCCAACGTGAAAAGTCACCGGCCTGGGACCGCGGGTTGTCGGCCATCGGTAATGGGTTCGTCAAGGGCTATGCGGTGACGCTGGATATTGCCCTCAGGCACCGACGCTTGACCCTGTTGTCGCTTGTCGCGGTGATCTTCCTCAATGGCTATCTCTATACCGCCGTCGATAAGGGCTTCGTGCCCGACCAGGATACTGGGCGCCTGCTCGGCACCATGCGGGTCGATCAGGGCCTGTCCTTCGAGGCGGCATCCGCCAAGCTGCGCCAGGTGCGCGAACGGCTCACGTCTGACCCGGACGTCGCCAGTGTGCTCGGTTTCATGGGCAGCGGCGGGCCAGGTGGAGGCGGTTCATCGGCAACGCTTTTCGTTACGCTCAAGGACGACCATCAGGAATCGACACAAGCGATCGGCAACCGTCTGACGGCTGGTCTGCAGGGGCTCGCCGGGGTCAACACTTTCATGTTCGCGTTGCAGGACATCAGTGTTGGCGGCCGGCAAAGCAGTGGCTCCCAGTATGAGATCACGCTCAAGAGCGACAATCTCGAACTGCTCAATGACTGGTCCAGAAAGGTGCAGGCGGCAATGCAAGATGTCGAGGGCATCACCGGTGTCGACAGCGACAGTCGTAGTGAGGGGCTGTCCGCCAAACTGGTGGTCGATCGCGATACTGCCTCGCGGCTCGGTGTCGACATGAACACCATCGACACGGTATTGGGTAATGCCTTTGCCCAGAGCAAGGTGGCCAGTATCTACAATGCTGACGAGCAACGTTATGTGGTGATGGAGGTCGATGCTCCTTATCGGCAGGCGCCGGAGGCGATCGGCGATCTCTATGTCAGCGGTAACGATGGTGAACTGGTACCGGTCTCTGCCTTCAGTCATATCGAACGCAGCACCACGCCGGTGAGTGTCAACCACCAGGGCCAATTCGCTGCTGCCACGGTCTCGTTCAACCTGGAGGAGGGCGTCTCGCTGGGCGAAGCCACCGAGCGTATTCGTCGGGCTGTGGACGAAATCCATCCCCCGACGGAGGTCCAGGTCGACTTCGAGGGCAGCGCAGGCACCTTCCAGAGCGGTGTCGAAGCGATGCCCTGGTTGATATTGGCGGCACTGGTCACGGTCTATCTGGTGCTGGGAATTCTCTACGAGAGCTATATCCATCCGCTGACGATTCTCTCGACACTACCTTCTGCCGGTGTCGGTGCCTTGCTGGCCCTGATGCTGCTCGATACCCCGTTCACGCTGATTGCCCTGATCGGTATCATCCTGTTGATCGGCGTGGTCAAGAAAAACGCCATCATGCTGGTGGATTTCGCTGTGGTGTGCGAGCGCGAACAGAACATGACGCCATTGGAAGCTGTGCGCCATGCCGCCCTGGTTCGCTTCCGGCCGATCATGATGACCACCCTGGCCGCATTGCTCGGTGCCGTGCCATTGCTGCTCGGTACCGACGAAAACGCCGGCCTGCGCGCTCCGCTTGGCATCACCATCATCGGCGGGTTGATCGTCAGCCAACTGCTGACCCTCTATACCACCCCGGTGGTCTATCTGTATCTCGACCGGCTCCACCGCCGCCTGCGCCCGCGGAACCTACCGGCGCCAGTGGAGGGGTGAGTGGTTGGTGACTGGCTTCTGAGCGAGGAGGAAGGGAGAAGCGCCTTCGACGACTGATGAAGCATCAGCCGCTTTCCCTTGGCTTTGTACGAAAAGTGCCTAAGACAGGGGCTGACGAAGGCATATAAGCCATTCAGAACCGCCAAGCTACCCTCGAAGTCCAAGGATAGCTTGGCGATAACGGATATTAACTCTGCGTTATTGTGATGTTTTGGTCTGACAAAGTTATTGTGTAATTGCCCCCATCCATGAAATATCCTCCTGCCAGATAGGGCGATTGGTTGTTAGGATAGAGGTTGCCGTCGTCGAGCCATGCAGCGACAGTTCTGGCATCGCTATACCTGGCCGACTCTTTCTTTTGCTCACTGTTGTCGACTTTATGAACCTCCGAATGATCGCCTGTGGCGTTCCATAATCCGAAGGTGACGGTGCTATTGGTATTGTTCACCAGCGTATAATTGAATCCCATTGTTACATCCTCTCCTGAGGTCATGGGCGCTGAATTAGGTTTCATGAGACCTGAGACGCACCGGCGCCCACGGTGACCCCTCAGTATCGCACTGTGAGGTCGATCACCAAGATTCCGCAATAGATGCGGGAATGTGTTGTCATACGGGATTCTCTTCCTCGGATATCACTCTAGACCACGCATTCAGCGACGTATTAAATAACTAGTCAAAAGAGATTAGGTGTCATAAAACACTTACAGAAAATATATCGTATTTCTTACGCTATTTTAAAGATATTTCGTATTGACAATGGCGTTATACATATATTCAAACAACTTTAGAGGCTATGACTCATAGTTACCAACGAGTTTGTGCATCCAATCACTGAAATGGATGTTATGGAGGTAGGACATAGAGGACTTTCGTCTGCAGGTAAAGCGGCAAATTTTGGTGGGTTGGAGGGGGAGGACTCTATAGGACACGAAAATTGTTCGTAAGCCTTTGTTTTTTATTGTTTTATAAAAATTCGAGAAAGATATTATACCATCGACTATACCACTTCCCCTCCGCTGGTAGGCTCTGTGTTAGCGTGCTCTTCACCCGCAGTAGAAAGCGCCCTTCACTGTTCGCTCTCGACCAGAAGCGAACCTGGGCCAATTTTAGATCCACTTTTTAGGGCTTCGTGAGGAGAGGGTTACGTATTTTTTGCCCTAGAGAGCTGCTTTTGGTCATGAACACGATCTATCTCCTCTTTAATTGCAGCTCTGCTTTCGAAACCTTCAGAGATTAGCCCCGAGACTTCTAGTATCAACCATGCTGCCCATTTGCTGACCGTTGTTACGTGACCTGAGTTTATGTGGCTGTGTTGCGCATCATGTACTGCGGCACACCGAAGGTCGTAGAGGTCATTGATTTCTTTTTCAAGCACATTCCAGTTACCTGTATGAGAGAAACCGTAACGTCCACAAGTTAGTATCGCAGTTAGTCCTCGCTTGATCTTAGATGTCGTTTGTCCATCGTTTTCGAAAGAGAAGAAGCATTCTATGCAGCTCCAGAATTTAACCAGTTGCATCTCTGGTTTCATGTCTGCTTGCGCGTCAAAAAACCAATAAATACCGCGACGAACTGCCTCCTCGACGTCATTATCCCTGTGATTTTGAAGGACCCTCGCCAACTCTTGGAACCACTCACAACCCATTAAACTGCTCACTTGGTTCTCATTGAGAGTAAGCTTTTGATATCCCCGCATACATATACTAGTGCATAACACCTTCGACTTTGTAGAGAAGAAGAACCACCTGTTAGCGGTTGGTCGAATACGGTCACTCATGCTAGGTATAAGCCGAACTGCGGCTCCTCCACGCTCAAGAACAGTAGTGAGTGAGACAGCAAGCAGTCCACACGTTGCCTCTACATCCTCAAAAAAACGACGCTCTGCATATTCTTCACTTCCGGTTATTTCCCCAGTTACCCATAGGCTATCTTTCATATGATTCCATGTGCTACTGATGGTATTGTCGTCTGCAGCACATTGTTTAAGTGACATGAAATCAGGCTTTTGTACTGTCAGTCTGCCGATCTTCAACTCATTTTCCCCTTCAAGATCTAGTCCTTCTATAGTCGTGTAAAACCTGTAGTTACTGATCGACTCATCTAAAATTTTCTCTACATTTTCCACGAAGGAGTCTATATCTTTTCTAGGGGACTCCTCTTGATAGAGTTTTCCCAAAACGGCTTTGCATGAATTGTGAATATCCGTAGATTCCAGCTGACACCTGTTTATAAAAAACTTCTCTACTATATTTGTAAGCATCTCGAAATTTTTATAGGCATTGTCAGATAGATAGATTGATCGATGATTGGGGATTTTGACTTCCCGTTTCAGCCTTTCAATGAGATTGAACGCATCCAATGCCTGCAAATCAGTCATTAACTCTTCTGGTCTGAGTAGCGTGGCAATGTTGCTATCGGCTATCCTTCGTGTTTTTCTGGGCATTTCCATCGCGGTATCCTGCGTTCTAATCGGAAAAGTGAGTGTGTTGCACTCGGATGACATCCTAAAAGGGCCACTAATAGGTGCCTCATTCGGCTAGAAGCCGTCATTGAGATGCCCTTGGTGTTTAATGATCGCATTTTTGGCTGATTTTAAATGTTTCGAAAAACATATCCGGTGACATATTTTTTAACTCAGTTTCTTTTTATTTGTTTTGCTAAGTCGGTTAGTTGCGAAAGGATATTCCCTGTGTCGTTTTCCTTCGATTCATTATAAGAGGTGTTCTCGGAAAAAACTGTTTTGGCAACGTGAACCCTTAAGTCTTCGGCATTCTTGGGGTCCATTAACTCAATATATGGATCTAGCGTTGTAATTATATGTTGACGGCGCCT carries:
- a CDS encoding efflux RND transporter permease subunit: MSLSSPFVRRPIATILLALAVVLLGSLAYKRLPVAPLPNVSFPTILVTASLSGANPETMAVTVATPLERSLGRIPGITQMTSSSSDSATSIVVQFDLDKDVNVAAQEVQAAINDAQPLLPSAMTSRPSYHKLNPAAAPVLILSVTSDTLPTSELYRLADSKIAPPIAQVPGVGDVSVGGSSSPAVRVSIDPRRLNHAGITLDAVVGALRTATTQSPTGFVQSVEHRWEVDTDSQLLTASDYQQIVIGRGEDGSLMRLGDVSNIVDGVEDRYNVGFQNDLPAVLLVVSTASGANIIDTIAGVRERLDDIRSLLPGNVNLSVQLDRAPGIQASLHETQLTLILAIVLVVLVVFLFLRNPRATIIPSVAIPVSLVGTYALMWVFDFSLDTLSLMALIVSIGFLVDDAIVVVENISRHIERGEPPFQAALNGAREVGFTVTAMSVSLVAVFIPLLLLGGFIGRLFHEFAVTLSLAIMVSLIVSLTLTPMLCMRWLKPHAQREKSPAWDRGLSAIGNGFVKGYAVTLDIALRHRRLTLLSLVAVIFLNGYLYTAVDKGFVPDQDTGRLLGTMRVDQGLSFEAASAKLRQVRERLTSDPDVASVLGFMGSGGPGGGGSSATLFVTLKDDHQESTQAIGNRLTAGLQGLAGVNTFMFALQDISVGGRQSSGSQYEITLKSDNLELLNDWSRKVQAAMQDVEGITGVDSDSRSEGLSAKLVVDRDTASRLGVDMNTIDTVLGNAFAQSKVASIYNADEQRYVVMEVDAPYRQAPEAIGDLYVSGNDGELVPVSAFSHIERSTTPVSVNHQGQFAAATVSFNLEEGVSLGEATERIRRAVDEIHPPTEVQVDFEGSAGTFQSGVEAMPWLILAALVTVYLVLGILYESYIHPLTILSTLPSAGVGALLALMLLDTPFTLIALIGIILLIGVVKKNAIMLVDFAVVCEREQNMTPLEAVRHAALVRFRPIMMTTLAALLGAVPLLLGTDENAGLRAPLGITIIGGLIVSQLLTLYTTPVVYLYLDRLHRRLRPRNLPAPVEG
- a CDS encoding HEPN domain-containing protein, encoding MEMPRKTRRIADSNIATLLRPEELMTDLQALDAFNLIERLKREVKIPNHRSIYLSDNAYKNFEMLTNIVEKFFINRCQLESTDIHNSCKAVLGKLYQEESPRKDIDSFVENVEKILDESISNYRFYTTIEGLDLEGENELKIGRLTVQKPDFMSLKQCAADDNTISSTWNHMKDSLWVTGEITGSEEYAERRFFEDVEATCGLLAVSLTTVLERGGAAVRLIPSMSDRIRPTANRWFFFSTKSKVLCTSICMRGYQKLTLNENQVSSLMGCEWFQELARVLQNHRDNDVEEAVRRGIYWFFDAQADMKPEMQLVKFWSCIECFFSFENDGQTTSKIKRGLTAILTCGRYGFSHTGNWNVLEKEINDLYDLRCAAVHDAQHSHINSGHVTTVSKWAAWLILEVSGLISEGFESRAAIKEEIDRVHDQKQLSRAKNT